The following proteins come from a genomic window of Flavobacterium crocinum:
- the dtd gene encoding D-aminoacyl-tRNA deacylase, with product MKIVLQRVSEASVTVDGQKTADIKKGLLVLVGIEDADTQDDIDWLSGKIIKMRIFGDENDVMNCSVQDVDGDIIVVSQFTLHASTKKGNRPSYIKAAKPDFAIPMYESFVKSLEKEFGKKVQTGIFGADMKVNLLNDGPVTILIDSKNKE from the coding sequence ATGAAAATTGTACTTCAAAGAGTTTCCGAGGCATCTGTAACCGTTGATGGCCAAAAAACAGCCGATATTAAAAAGGGTTTATTGGTTTTAGTTGGAATAGAAGATGCCGATACTCAGGATGATATTGACTGGCTTTCGGGAAAAATCATCAAAATGAGAATCTTTGGAGATGAAAATGATGTTATGAACTGCTCGGTTCAGGATGTTGACGGAGATATTATTGTGGTAAGTCAGTTTACACTTCATGCTTCTACCAAAAAAGGAAATCGTCCTTCTTACATAAAAGCAGCAAAACCGGACTTTGCTATTCCAATGTACGAAAGTTTTGTAAAGTCACTTGAAAAAGAGTTTGGAAAAAAAGTCCAAACCGGAATTTTTGGTGCCGATATGAAAGTAAATCTTTTAAATGACGGACCTGTTACAATCTTGATTGACAGTAAAAACAAGGAGTAA